A genomic region of Grus americana isolate bGruAme1 chromosome 27 unlocalized genomic scaffold, bGruAme1.mat SUPER_27_unloc_6, whole genome shotgun sequence contains the following coding sequences:
- the LOC129200101 gene encoding olfactory receptor 14A16-like codes for MTNCSSMTHFLLLAFADTRELQLLHFWLFLGIYLAALLANGLIITAIACDHHLHTPMYFFLLNLSLLDLGSISITVPKAMVNSLWNTKVISYTGCAAQVFFFYFLMPAEYYLLTVMAYDRYVAICQPLHYGTLLGSRACVHMAAAAWGTGFLYAVLHTANTFSIPLCQGNALDQFFCDVPQILKLSCSDAYLREFGLIVVSACLFFACFVFIMLSYVQIFRAVLRIPSEQGRHKAFSTCLPHLAVVSLFISTGMFSYLKPNSISSPSLDLVVAVLYSVVPPAVNPLIYSMRNQELKGAVQTLMTRCFSEAIYCPSPPTVHP; via the coding sequence ATGACCAACTGCAGCTCCATGacccacttcctcctcctggcatttgcagacacacgggagctgcagctcttgcacttctggctcttcctgggcatctacctggctgctctcctggccaatggcctcatcatcactgccatagcctgcgaccaccacctccacacccccatgtacttctttctcctcaacctctccctccttgacctgggctccatctccatcACGGTCCCTAAAGCCATGGTCAATTCCCTCTGGAACACAAAGGttatctcctacacaggatgtgctgcacaggtctttttcttttactttcttatgCCAGCAGAGTATtatcttctcactgtcatggcctatgaccgctatgttgccatctgccaacccctgcactacgggaccctcctgggcagcagagcttgtgtccacatggcagcagctgcctggggcactgggtttctctatgctgtgctgcacacggccaatacattttcaattccactgtgccagggcaatgccttggaccagttcttctgcgatgttccccagatcctcaagctctcctgctcagatgcctacctcagggagtTTGGGCttattgtggttagtgcctgtttattctttgcgtgttttgttttcattatgctgtcctatgtgcagatcttcagggctgtgctgaggatcccctctgagcagggacggcacaaagccttttccacgtgcctcccgCACTTGGCCGTGGTGTCcttgtttatcagcactggcatgttttcctacctgaagcccaactccatctcctccccatccctggacctggtggtggcagttctgtactcggtggtgcctccagcagtgaaccccctcatctacagcatgaggaaccaggagctcaagggtGCAGTTCAGACACTGATGACTAgatgtttttcagaagcaatataCTGCCCATCTCCTCCTACAGTTCACCCGTAA